A region from the Lentimonas sp. CC4 genome encodes:
- the lipA gene encoding lipoyl synthase, producing the protein MNNRKPEWLRAKLPTSVEYKEVREIVDTHDLHTVCKSAQCPNMGECWSRGTATVMILGNICTRSCTFCAIQTGRPTELDLGEPARVAESIAKMDLKHAVITSVARDDLKDGGAAVWAATIRAIHHRKPECAVEVLTADFRGQQEYLDVVLDACPDIFNHNLETVKRLQRPIRKTARYDRSLWVLEHAKSRGFTTKSGIMLGIGETEDEIKEVLQDMQKVGVDILTIGQYLQPTKKHQPIDRWVTPEEFAEWKEYALSIGFGACESGPLVRSSYHADEQSAMFDVRARRAEMLAAQKAEKEAAEVASV; encoded by the coding sequence ATGAACAACCGTAAACCAGAATGGCTCCGAGCGAAGCTACCCACTAGCGTCGAATACAAGGAAGTGCGCGAAATCGTCGACACCCACGATCTCCACACAGTTTGCAAAAGTGCACAGTGCCCGAATATGGGCGAATGCTGGTCGCGCGGCACGGCGACCGTCATGATCCTCGGCAATATTTGCACACGTTCCTGCACCTTTTGCGCGATTCAAACAGGTCGCCCCACTGAGCTCGACCTCGGCGAGCCTGCACGCGTCGCAGAGTCTATCGCCAAGATGGATCTCAAGCATGCAGTCATCACGTCCGTCGCACGCGACGACCTGAAAGACGGCGGTGCCGCGGTCTGGGCCGCGACGATCCGCGCGATCCACCACCGCAAACCAGAATGCGCCGTCGAAGTGCTCACCGCAGACTTCCGCGGACAGCAGGAATATTTGGACGTCGTGCTGGACGCCTGCCCCGACATTTTCAATCACAACCTCGAAACGGTCAAACGCCTGCAGCGCCCAATCCGTAAGACCGCCCGCTACGACCGCTCGCTCTGGGTGCTCGAACACGCCAAGTCGCGCGGCTTCACCACGAAGTCCGGCATCATGCTCGGCATCGGTGAGACCGAAGACGAGATCAAGGAAGTGCTGCAAGACATGCAAAAAGTCGGCGTTGATATTTTGACGATTGGCCAATACCTACAACCGACGAAGAAGCACCAGCCGATTGACCGCTGGGTCACACCTGAAGAATTTGCCGAGTGGAAAGAATACGCACTCAGCATCGGCTTCGGCGCCTGTGAGTCCGGGCCACTCGTGCGCTCCTCCTACCATGCCGACGAGCAGTCCGCGATGTTTGACGTCCGTGCCCGCCGTGCAGAAATGCTTGCAGCTCAAAAAGCCGAAAAGGAAGCCGCCGAAGTGGCCTCCGTATAA
- a CDS encoding acylphosphatase encodes MSQSVFRMNCWFEGHVQGVGFRYQTMSVAKGFEVSGTVQNLPDGRVLLCAEGEESEVQAFQEAVADELKSYIRKFDIKTDSGSRTCQSFRILQ; translated from the coding sequence ATGTCTCAAAGTGTTTTTCGTATGAACTGTTGGTTTGAAGGCCACGTCCAAGGCGTCGGCTTCCGCTACCAGACTATGAGTGTGGCGAAGGGCTTTGAAGTTTCTGGCACCGTGCAAAATCTGCCCGACGGTCGCGTGCTCCTCTGCGCCGAAGGCGAAGAGTCCGAGGTGCAGGCCTTCCAAGAGGCAGTCGCTGACGAACTGAAGAGCTACATTCGCAAATTTGATATCAAGACCGACAGCGGTTCGCGCACCTGCCAGAGTTTCCGTATTCTACAATAA
- a CDS encoding TonB-dependent receptor, giving the protein MLSLSGTAFAEDVPTTIEGESGGFALPTLVINGQETANLLPVTTYDSLVSDLQFNPRVDLQARNMAEAQGDVSIRGGIFENTGFQVGAATIIDPQTGHYSAELPIAPEMMGNAQVLTGADNALYGFNSSVGTIKYDWSQIQDGGSATVGGGDHDLNFQRIHQAFTGDFANTDEWSWGVEAEYSRSESDGTIKHGDHDFNRTTGRVQLLGPESQTDFFAGYQEKFFGWTNLYTPFGVNETENLKTRLFSINHQQNYGTDSNWELSTYYRRHSDYYVYDRENPAIYNATHETKSGALAFAGKHEINEAFAINHSSQFTADNIDSTSLENNFTSRSYYKVSILPEYRMQLAENEKLSVRAGATYDDTNRDSSKVSPISDITWKRTHANGQFDKVYLSYAQATQVAGYTAIGGSETGGLFRSNYDLDRETSQNLELGFALDRTEWSFQSAVFYRWDDDLVDWTYSNSNTSARSANSVDIETFGIELIGTRRWGKVEGIISYAYLHKDEDYGDDNIDGSYYALNYPDHRATLGAIWRPIEMLEFRIDNEWRSQEDNDLRNGSNNAFFTVVGLSIFPPQVDGLELFASVDNAWDDDFEEVPGTPGRGDQVSVGATYRW; this is encoded by the coding sequence ATGCTCTCACTCTCCGGCACTGCCTTTGCCGAAGACGTGCCGACGACCATCGAAGGAGAAAGCGGCGGCTTCGCGCTACCGACCTTAGTAATCAACGGACAAGAGACTGCGAACTTATTGCCAGTCACCACTTACGATTCGCTCGTCTCGGATCTACAATTCAATCCCCGCGTCGATTTACAGGCTCGTAATATGGCTGAAGCACAGGGCGACGTCAGCATTCGTGGTGGCATCTTCGAGAACACCGGCTTCCAAGTCGGCGCAGCGACTATAATCGACCCACAGACAGGTCACTACTCGGCCGAACTACCCATCGCACCGGAAATGATGGGGAATGCACAGGTATTGACTGGTGCAGATAATGCGCTCTACGGATTTAATAGCAGCGTGGGCACCATCAAATACGACTGGAGCCAGATCCAAGACGGCGGCAGCGCCACCGTCGGCGGCGGCGATCACGACCTCAACTTCCAACGCATCCACCAAGCATTCACTGGCGACTTCGCCAATACCGATGAATGGAGCTGGGGCGTCGAAGCAGAATATTCCCGCTCCGAAAGTGACGGCACCATCAAACATGGCGATCACGACTTTAACCGCACCACAGGCCGCGTGCAACTCCTCGGGCCAGAGTCGCAGACCGACTTCTTCGCAGGTTATCAGGAGAAATTCTTCGGTTGGACAAACCTCTACACACCTTTCGGCGTGAACGAGACTGAAAACCTGAAAACCCGACTCTTCTCAATCAACCACCAGCAAAACTATGGCACAGACAGCAACTGGGAGTTAAGCACCTACTACCGCCGCCACAGCGACTACTATGTTTACGATAGAGAAAACCCTGCGATCTACAATGCCACCCATGAAACAAAGTCCGGCGCACTGGCCTTTGCTGGCAAACATGAAATCAACGAGGCCTTCGCCATCAATCACTCCTCGCAATTCACTGCAGACAACATCGACTCTACATCACTGGAGAACAACTTCACATCGCGCAGCTACTACAAGGTGAGCATCCTGCCAGAATATCGCATGCAGCTTGCCGAAAACGAAAAGCTGAGCGTTCGCGCAGGCGCCACTTATGACGATACCAACCGCGATAGCTCTAAAGTCTCGCCCATTTCGGACATCACTTGGAAACGCACCCACGCCAATGGCCAATTCGACAAGGTCTACCTATCCTACGCACAAGCCACACAAGTCGCAGGTTACACTGCCATCGGAGGTAGTGAAACTGGCGGGCTTTTCCGTAGTAATTACGACCTGGATCGTGAAACCAGCCAAAACCTTGAATTAGGCTTTGCCCTGGATCGCACCGAATGGAGCTTCCAAAGTGCTGTCTTCTACCGTTGGGACGATGACCTAGTCGACTGGACTTACTCAAATTCAAACACGTCAGCCCGCTCAGCCAACTCAGTCGACATCGAAACATTCGGCATCGAGCTGATCGGCACACGCCGCTGGGGTAAGGTCGAAGGCATCATCAGCTACGCTTACCTACACAAAGACGAAGACTACGGAGATGACAATATTGACGGTAGTTACTACGCGCTCAACTACCCCGATCATCGTGCAACCCTCGGCGCGATCTGGCGCCCCATCGAGATGCTCGAGTTCCGTATCGACAACGAATGGCGCAGCCAAGAAGACAACGACCTTCGCAACGGCAGTAATAACGCCTTCTTCACCGTAGTCGGACTCAGTATCTTCCCGCCACAAGTCGATGGCCTCGAGCTCTTCGCCTCAGTCGACAATGCATGGGACGACGACTTCGAAGAAGTCCCCGGCACACCCGGACGCGGCGACCAAGTCTCCGTCGGTGCGACTTACCGCTGGTAA
- a CDS encoding ABC transporter permease subunit gives MSGLIGSISRIRLIAGNTFLEAVRQKFFNSLLLISVALVASSTFFQQFDFGTGELKFITDFGFGALFFFGSILSIAATTQLFFSEIENRTALTMLAKPIYKLEFLAGKFLGAHLLMLVFTTVIMLVLAGILYWRESALMLRLGEEFADGRLIRYSDLFIFGLLQWIKFGILSAMALFIASFSNTNLYTVVVSFFMLIICQLQYIARDAYSSMEQGIGQWLVRVLGLVFPNFQLFNVGDQLVFSGSRPLPTSAVLQIVGYGLIYTVAFILLAQVNFKKREI, from the coding sequence ATGAGCGGATTAATTGGTTCTATTTCTCGTATTCGGCTGATCGCCGGAAACACATTCTTGGAGGCGGTTCGGCAGAAGTTTTTCAACTCGTTGCTGCTGATTTCGGTGGCGCTGGTTGCGAGCTCGACCTTCTTTCAGCAGTTCGATTTCGGCACGGGTGAGCTCAAGTTTATCACGGACTTCGGCTTTGGGGCGCTATTTTTCTTTGGCTCGATTCTATCGATTGCGGCGACGACACAGCTGTTCTTTAGCGAGATCGAGAATCGCACTGCGCTGACGATGCTGGCGAAGCCGATCTATAAGTTGGAGTTCCTTGCCGGGAAATTTCTTGGTGCGCATTTGCTGATGTTGGTCTTTACCACAGTAATAATGCTCGTGCTTGCTGGGATTCTCTACTGGCGCGAGTCGGCCTTGATGTTGCGTCTCGGTGAGGAGTTTGCCGATGGGCGATTGATCCGCTATAGCGATTTGTTTATCTTCGGTCTGCTGCAGTGGATCAAGTTTGGCATCTTGAGTGCGATGGCGCTGTTTATTGCGAGTTTCTCAAATACCAATCTCTACACTGTGGTGGTGTCGTTCTTTATGCTGATCATTTGCCAGCTGCAATATATTGCCCGAGATGCGTATTCCAGTATGGAGCAGGGAATCGGTCAGTGGTTGGTGCGTGTGCTCGGTCTGGTCTTTCCGAACTTCCAATTGTTTAACGTCGGCGATCAGCTGGTGTTCAGTGGGAGTCGTCCGCTGCCGACTAGCGCGGTGCTGCAGATCGTGGGATATGGGCTGATCTATACCGTCGCCTTCATCCTGCTTGCCCAGGTGAATTTTAAAAAGCGGGAGATTTAG
- a CDS encoding metallophosphoesterase family protein: protein MLLSPRHLSALIPLAFIATSAALQADIVAGPMLGHIDMREANVWVQTDAPTKVRVAYAEQGKSDALRWSHTVETQYAENNTATLMLNAVEPGKKYNYRIELDGKLTEDQNTFTTPDNYLGRTPPPDLRIAVGGSHYVTEEGFEPPYQILGGGYGIFSTILAEKPELMIWTGNTAHLRDSDWASKSGTLKRFSTARSVSELQPLLASLPHYATWSHADYGTENAGKFYSYRQHAEDSFKAYWPQPVEVVSLDGITTRFRRSDVDFFMLDTRSYRDDAASSHHLPEMLGKAQIEWLRQEIINSTATFKVIVAGAPILNPADNRSNLSYAEREHSDLLQMLRDERIAGLFFISGGKYYGELTRLVHANSYNLFDLTLGPLTANPKENQDELNFFRMPGTSTFERHFALLDFTGPEEDRAISIKVMSMEGKELWQRTIQASQLQPAEK from the coding sequence ATGTTGTTATCCCCCCGCCACCTCTCCGCACTGATTCCCCTCGCCTTCATCGCTACCAGCGCCGCGCTCCAAGCCGACATCGTCGCCGGCCCCATGCTCGGACACATCGATATGCGCGAAGCCAATGTATGGGTGCAGACCGATGCCCCCACTAAAGTGCGCGTTGCCTATGCCGAGCAAGGCAAGTCCGATGCACTTCGGTGGAGCCACACAGTGGAGACTCAATACGCCGAAAACAACACTGCCACACTCATGCTCAATGCAGTCGAGCCAGGCAAAAAATACAACTACCGCATCGAGCTCGACGGCAAGCTGACCGAAGATCAAAACACCTTTACAACGCCCGACAACTACCTCGGCCGCACTCCGCCACCCGACCTTAGGATCGCAGTCGGTGGCTCACACTACGTCACTGAAGAAGGCTTCGAACCACCTTATCAAATACTGGGCGGCGGCTACGGGATCTTTTCCACGATCCTTGCCGAGAAGCCCGAACTCATGATCTGGACAGGCAACACCGCCCACCTGCGCGATAGCGACTGGGCATCGAAAAGCGGCACACTCAAGCGTTTCAGCACAGCACGCAGCGTCTCCGAACTCCAACCGCTGCTCGCCAGCCTTCCGCATTACGCAACCTGGAGTCACGCCGACTACGGCACCGAAAACGCTGGCAAGTTTTACTCCTACCGCCAGCACGCCGAAGACAGCTTTAAAGCCTACTGGCCTCAGCCAGTCGAAGTCGTCAGCCTAGACGGCATCACTACACGTTTCCGCCGCTCCGACGTTGATTTCTTCATGCTCGACACTCGTAGCTACCGCGACGACGCCGCGAGCAGCCATCACCTACCTGAAATGCTCGGCAAAGCGCAAATCGAGTGGCTCCGCCAAGAGATCATCAACAGCACCGCCACCTTTAAAGTCATCGTCGCTGGCGCACCGATCCTCAACCCCGCCGACAACCGTAGCAATCTCAGCTACGCCGAACGCGAGCACTCCGACCTCCTGCAAATGCTCCGCGACGAGCGTATCGCAGGCCTCTTTTTCATCAGTGGCGGCAAATACTATGGCGAGCTCACCCGACTCGTGCACGCCAACAGCTACAACCTGTTCGACCTGACACTCGGGCCACTCACTGCGAACCCGAAGGAAAATCAGGACGAGCTAAACTTCTTCCGCATGCCCGGCACTAGCACCTTCGAACGCCACTTCGCACTGCTCGACTTCACCGGCCCCGAAGAAGACCGCGCGATCAGCATCAAAGTGATGAGTATGGAAGGCAAAGAACTCTGGCAACGCACCATCCAAGCCAGCCAGCTCCAGCCTGCCGAAAAGTAA
- the lipB gene encoding lipoyl(octanoyl) transferase LipB: MIKNCDIPPLDTIDWGRTEYEDAFERQKTLVDLRRANQAPDTLVFTEHAPVYTIGMRKGADQHLIWNEAQLTAQGVSVIRSNRGGDITYHGPGQIVGYPIISLQERRDLHAYLRDLEEVVIRTLATFGLQSARREGKTGIWLGERKICAIGVAVRTWVTYHGFALNVNPDMNHFKGIVPCGITDGTVTSMQAELGEPIDLAIVKARLAVEFQKVFRNTAAPHEQP; encoded by the coding sequence ATGATTAAGAACTGTGACATCCCCCCACTCGACACCATCGACTGGGGACGCACCGAATATGAGGACGCCTTTGAGCGGCAAAAAACGCTCGTCGATCTCAGACGAGCCAATCAAGCGCCCGACACACTCGTATTTACCGAGCACGCCCCCGTCTATACCATCGGCATGCGCAAAGGTGCCGATCAGCACCTGATCTGGAATGAAGCACAACTCACAGCCCAAGGTGTCAGCGTCATCCGCAGTAACCGCGGCGGCGACATCACCTACCACGGCCCTGGCCAAATTGTGGGCTACCCGATCATTTCACTGCAAGAACGCCGCGACCTGCATGCCTATTTACGCGATCTCGAAGAAGTCGTGATCCGCACACTCGCGACCTTCGGCCTGCAGTCCGCCCGCCGCGAAGGCAAGACCGGCATCTGGCTCGGTGAGCGTAAGATCTGCGCAATCGGAGTGGCCGTGCGCACCTGGGTCACCTACCACGGATTTGCCCTCAATGTGAATCCCGACATGAACCACTTCAAAGGGATCGTGCCTTGTGGCATTACCGATGGCACCGTCACCTCAATGCAAGCTGAGCTAGGCGAACCAATTGACCTCGCCATCGTAAAAGCGCGTTTAGCAGTTGAATTCCAGAAAGTTTTTCGGAACACTGCCGCCCCTCATGAACAACCGTAA
- a CDS encoding ABC transporter ATP-binding protein, with protein MSHPAISIKGLTKDFSVGMRGVKLRAVDDLNLEVGDNEIFGLLGPNGSGKSTTIKVILGLLDASVGECKIYGKPSHTVAARHSVGFLPEAPYFYRYLSGRELVRFYARICGVSRGQINAQVDEVIELVGMTEAAHRRVGTYSKGMLQRIGLAQALVHDPQLVILDEPTAGVDPLGSAAIAEIIRELKRRGKTVLLSSHLLAQIEGLCDRVAILHRGKLVREGRVDDLVQDKNAESLVVEGLSAEGRAAVEQAIAEQGGKLCRVEKPRLSLDSLFLQEVERREAERSTGSKTEGGAQ; from the coding sequence ATGAGTCATCCAGCTATCAGTATTAAAGGTCTGACCAAGGATTTCTCCGTCGGCATGCGAGGCGTGAAGCTGCGCGCGGTGGACGATCTGAATCTAGAAGTCGGCGATAACGAAATTTTCGGTCTGCTTGGGCCGAACGGTTCTGGTAAGAGCACCACGATTAAGGTCATTCTCGGTCTGCTCGACGCCTCCGTGGGCGAGTGTAAAATCTACGGCAAGCCCAGTCATACGGTGGCGGCGCGTCATAGTGTAGGCTTTTTACCGGAAGCCCCATATTTTTACCGCTACCTCTCAGGTCGTGAGCTGGTGCGGTTCTATGCTCGAATTTGCGGAGTTTCGCGCGGTCAAATTAACGCGCAGGTCGACGAGGTGATTGAGCTTGTCGGTATGACGGAGGCGGCGCATCGCCGCGTCGGCACTTATTCGAAGGGTATGTTGCAGCGCATCGGACTCGCTCAGGCGCTGGTGCATGATCCGCAACTGGTGATTCTCGATGAGCCCACTGCGGGCGTCGATCCGCTCGGCTCGGCAGCAATTGCAGAAATTATTCGCGAGTTGAAGCGCCGTGGCAAAACCGTGCTGCTGTCCTCGCACTTACTCGCTCAAATCGAGGGCTTGTGTGACCGCGTCGCGATTTTGCACCGCGGCAAGCTGGTGCGCGAAGGCCGTGTGGATGATTTGGTGCAGGATAAGAATGCGGAGTCGCTCGTTGTTGAGGGGCTAAGCGCCGAGGGGCGTGCTGCGGTGGAGCAGGCAATTGCGGAACAAGGCGGGAAGCTTTGCCGGGTGGAAAAGCCGCGTTTGAGTTTGGATTCGCTCTTCTTACAGGAAGTGGAGCGTCGCGAGGCAGAGCGCAGCACAGGATCTAAGACAGAAGGAGGCGCACAATGA